CGATCGCCGCGACGCCCTCGCCGCGACCGGTGAGGCCCAGGCCGTCGGTGGTGGTCGCGGAGAACGAGACCGCGATGCCGTGGGTCTCGGCGAGGTGACGTTCGGCCTCGGTCCGGCGGCCCCCGATCCGCGGCCGGTTGCCGACCAGCTGGACCGCGACGTTGCACACCGTCCAGCCCGCTGCCCGGACCCGCACCAGGGTCTCCGCCAGCAGGGCGTCGCCGGCAGCGCCGGACCACTGCGGCTCGGAGGTCCCGTAGTTGCTGCCGAGGTCGCCAAGACCTGAGGCGGAGAAGAGTGCGTCGCAGATCGCGTGCAGCACGACGTCGCCGTCGGAGTGACCCTCGGGCCCCGAGGTCTCCTCCGGCCAGGTCAGTCCGGCGATCGTCATCGGCCGTCCCTCGACGAGACGGTGCACGTCGGTTCCGATACCCGTTCTGAGATCCACGGGACGAGGCTACCGAGTGTCCGAGCTTGCGCGGGGCCACACCCGTGGCGCCAACGCCTGCTGAGGAACGAAGTGACGATTGCGCCCGTGATCATGCCGGGTATTCGGGGCGGATGCTGCACGATGGGGCGGTGATCCCCGCTCCTCCCGCCGTCGCCGCGGCGTCGGCGCCTCCCCGGAGGCTCGTGTGAAGCGGACCACGCCCTACCTCGCCCTGGCGGGTCTGCTGACCGGCGCTGCCGGCATCGTGACTGCTCAGTCGACCGCCTGGCTGCTCCAGGCCGGCGCGGGCCCGGTGCGCGCTGCGCGCACCACGGCCGTCGACCTAACGCCCGGCGTCGTCATGCGCTGGCTGGTCTCCAAGACCAGCTCGGTGGGTCTGCCGCTCGGCAACATCATGGTGATCATCCTCCTGCTGGTGGTGTTCGCGGTCGTCGGTGTGCTCGCGCTGCGACGCCCTCTGGTCGCAGACGTCGTGTACGTCGCGACGGCGGGCATCGGGGTGGTCTCCGCCCTCCGGATCGACCGGTCCATCGAGTCGGCGATGTGCCCGGTGGTCGCGATGGTCACCTGGATCGTCGTGTCCCGGCTGCTCGTGCGGACCGTGGGACGCAGCCTTGCGCCGGACGAGGTCGACCCGTCGCGCCGGCAGCTGCTCGGCTTCTTCAGCGGGGTCGTCCTGGTAACCGCGGGGGTCGGCGTGGCAGGTCTCTCGAGCCGGTCCAAGCGCAACGCGGTCGACAGGTCTCGTCGCCTGCTGCGCCTGCCCATCACCCGCGGCTCGGTGCCCGCCGGGTCGCGCCTCGGGGTCGTCGGGATCAGCTCGTGGCGCACCCCGGCCCGCTCCTTCTACAAGGTGCGCGCGTCGATCTCGGACCCGGTGATCGAGATCGACGACTGGACGCTGCGGGTGCACGGGATGGTCGACCGCGAGGTCGAGCTGAGCTACTCCGACCTCGTGAACCTGCCGATGATCGAGGCGTGGGTGACCATGTGCGCGGCCACCAACGAGGTGGGTGGGGAGAAGGTCGGCAACGCCTACTGGTCAGGGATCCGGTTGGGCGACATCCTCGAGCAGGCCGGCGTCCAGGCCGCGGCCGACACCGTCGTGCAGACCGGGAAGGACGGCTGGACCTGTGCCGTTCCCCTCGACCTGCTGACCGACGGCCGGACGGCGATGCTCGCACTGGCCATGAACGGTGCCGTGCTCGAGGTGGGTCAGGGGTTCCCCGCGCGCACGGTCGTCGCCGGTGTCTACGACTACGCGACGACGACCAAGTGGGTCGTCGATCTCGAGGTCACCACGGCGGAGGAGGCGTCGACCCGGTCGGCCGAGGAAGGCTGGGACGAGGGCAGTCCGGTCCGCACCCAGTCCCGGATCGACCTGCCCCGCGACGGCGACGACGTACCGTCCGGCACCCTGGAGATCGGTGGCGTCGCGTGGTCGCCGCACGCCGGGATCAGGGCGGTCGAGTACCAGCTCGACGGTGGCCCGTGGGTGACCGCCCGCGTGGGCACGACGACGAGGACCGGCGATGCCTGGGTGCAGTGGACCGCCGACCTGGAAGTCGGGACCGGTGCGCACGTGCTCGTGGTGCGAGCCACCGACATGACCGGGGTCGTGCAGACCGACGTCGAGAACGCGGCGGAACCGAGCGGTGCCACCGGGCTCCACCAGATCGACTTCGACGTCGTCTGACCCGAACTCCGGTGCTGCCCGGAGCAAGGTCCTACGCTGCGGGCATGGGAACCGACCTGAGCGCCGACTTCTCCGACCGTCCCGGCGCGGCACTGGTGGTCGGGGGCAGCGGCGGCCTGGGCCGTGCCGTCGTGCGGATGCTCGGTGAGCGCGGCAGCGCGGTGGTCGCGACGTACCGGTCCGGCCGGCGGGCCGCCGAGCAGGCGGTCTCCGAGGCGACGGCGCACGGCGTACGAGGCGAGGCGCTGGGGCTGGACACCCTCGACGACGCCGCGGTGGTCGACGCGGTCACCGCAGTCGTCGCCCGGTACGGCGGCCTGCACACGCTGGTCTACGCAGCCGGACCGCACGTGCCGATGACGCACCTCAGCAAGGTCGACCCGGCGGCTCTGTCGACCCAGCTCGAGGTCGACACCGGCGCGTTCTTCCGGGTCGTCTCCGCCGCGCTGCCGGCGCTGCGCGAGGCGCGAGGGAGCGTGGTCGCGGTGACGACGGCTGCCACCTCGCGTTACCCCGTCCGTGACGGGTTGTCGGCTGCTCCGAAGGCGGCGGTCGAGGCGCTGGCGCGCGGTCTCGCCGCGGAGGAGGGGCGGTTCGGCGTGCGGGTGAACTGCGTCGGTCCGGGGATGCTGACCGACGGGATGGCGGACCGGTTGATCAGCTCGGGGGAGCTGGACGAGCGAGCGCTGGAGGTGACGCGGGGGAACATCCCGCTGCGGCGGTTCGGGCAGGCGGTCGACATCGCCGAGGCCGTGTGCTTTCTGGCTTCTGACCGGGCGGGGTTCATCTCGGGGCAGAAGCTGGACGTCGACGGGGGATACGGGGTCTAGCGTCCCGGTCGTCGAGCTTGCCGAGACGTGGTGAGGTCCCCGGTCGTCGAGCTTGCCGAGACGTGGTGACCTGACCGCAACCCGCGCGCCACCCGGCCGCCCGCGGGGGCGGCTGAGCCAACCACCGTTCCGCTCGTTCCTCGCTCCACGGGGCCAGGCCCATCCACGGCTCCGCCGCCCCCGCGGGCGTCCGGACGTCGCGCACCCCACCTCCGCGGCTCCGAGGTCGCGTCGCTGCGCTGGTGAACTTTCCCGCCTGGGTGGTGCCTACCAGTTGTGGATGCCCTTTGGCCGCTTCGGGAGCGGGTGCTTGGCGTCGGTGACGATGTAGGCGGTGCCCCAGGAGCCGCGGAGCCAGGCTCGTTCGAACTCGGCGCGGTTGTAGGTGCGGCGGACGCTCTTGTTGGTGGGGGCTGCGGGGTCGTTGACGATCGGGTTGCCGGCGGCGGTGAGGCCGGTGAGGACGACGAGGTGGCCGGCGGTGGCGGTGATGGGGGCGTTGCGGAGCTGGCCCTTGCCGAACTTGATCGAGACGATCACGGGGATGCCTGCGCGGAGGAATCGCTCGGCCATGCGGAGGTTGGTGAGTCGCGTGACGAAGGCGTTGCCGGTGCGGGTGGCGGCGTACGCGGTGTTGAACGGCCAGTTGCCGGTACCCCGGTAGGCGTAGTCGTAGGTCAGTCGGGCGACGTGGTCGACCCAGCGGTCGGCGTACTTCTTCGGGACCCAGGCGTACGACGTCGGGTCCGGGAGGCGGCCGTAGTAGCCGAGCACCATCGAGAGTGACGTGGGCGAGCACCAGGCCTCGCCACCTCCGCCGTACTGGGGAGCGTGTCCGCGGTGGGTCATCTGGCTGTACCCCGGGACGGCCAGGCTGACAGCCGTCCTCCTGAGCGGGACCGACGTCGCGGGCAGCGTTGTCGACGGGGTCGCGGTTGCGGCGCCGATCGCGTTCAGGCTCGGTGCCGCCCCTCGGGGCAGACGGAGCAACCGGACCGTGAGGCGGTAGCCGGTGAGCGCCTTCGGCCCAGCCACGACGGTGTCGGTCGAGACCCGGGCGACGGCGTCCTTCTGGGTGCTGCCGCTGGTGCGCTTGAACCCGGAGTCACCGAGCGTCCAGGTGCCGAGCTTCTTGGCGCTGCTCACCGTGCCCGCGGTGTTCCTGACGGTGACGAGGACCTGGACCAGGGAGCCGGTCGGGGTGCTCGCGGTCCAGGACGGCACCAGCTGGGTGAAGGTCTGCTTCGGGGTGACCCACGGGGAGGTCCAGGTCGCGTACTCGTAGCTCTTGTCGCCGATCTTGCGGGTCCCGACGGGGGAGCCGAGGTGGACGGTGCCCGCCGAGATGGTCGTCCCGCCGCGGGTGCCGCGCGCGAAGTCGGCGGTGCTGGTGAAGGCGCCGTAGCTGCTCTTGACCGGGGTGGCTGCCAGGCGGACCGAGTCGACCGGGCCGCTGCTCAGGTCCGGGCGTATCACCACCAGGGCGCCGAGGCCGAGCACGAGGGCGACCAGGCTGACGGCGACGCGCGGGTACGCGATCGCACGCGCGAGCTGTGGCCGGAGATCGGGGAAGGGCACCTGAGAACGGTAACCCCACTTGTCACATAAGTGATCAATTTTCACATAGCCTCGGGACCAATAGACTTCCCCGGTGACCCTGAGGCTCTATGACACCGCAACCGGCGAAGTCCGCGACTTCGTGCCCCTGGAAGAGGGCAAGGCCGGCATCTACGTGTGTGGTCTGACGGTGCAGAGCGAGCCCCACGTCGGGCACGTGCGTTCGGCGGTGAATTTCGACCTGCTGCGGCGCTGGCTGATCGCGTCCGGGTCCGAGGTCACCTTCATCCGGAACATCACCGACATCGACGACAAGATCCTCACCAAGGCCGCCGAGCAGGGTCGCCCCTGGTACAACCTCGCCTACGACATGAAGCGCGAGCTGGACCGTGCCTACGCGGACCTGCACGTGCTGCCTCCGACGTACGAGCCGGCCGCGACCGGGCACGTACCGGAGATGATCGAGCTCATCGAGCTGCTCATCGAGAAGGGTCACGCCTACCCAGCCTCCGACGACTCCGGTGACGTCTACTTCGACGTCCGGTCCTGGCCGTCGTACGGCGAGCTGACCCACCAGGGCATCGACGACATGGAGGCGGCCACCGACGCCGACCCGCGGGGCAAGCGGGACCCCCGTGACTTCGCCCTCTGGAAGGGTTGGAAGTCCGACTCCGAGCCGGTGACGGCGTCGTGGCCCGCGCCCTGGGGTCGCGGTCGTCCGGGGTGGCACATCGAGTGCTCCGCGATGGCCGGCAAGTACCTGGGCCAGGCGTTCGACATCCACGGCGGTGGCGTCGACCTGCGCTTCCCGCACCACGAGAACGAGCAGGCCCAGTCCCGCGCCGCGGGTGGTGGGTTCGCGTCGTACTGGTTGCACAACGCGTGGATCACCACGTCCGGCGAGAAGATGAGCAAGTCGCTGGGCAACTCGCTGCTCGTCCCGGAGGTGCTCAAGAAGGTCCGCGGCATCGAGCTGCGCTACTACATGGTGGCGGCGCACTACCGCTCGCACGTCGAGTTCTCGTTCGAGGCGCTGGGCGACGCCGCCTCGGCCTTCCAGCGCATCGAGCGCTTCGTCGAGAAGGCCGGGGGTGTCGCCGCCGACGGGACGTTGCCGGAGGCCTTCGTCGCTGCGATGGACGACGACCTCGGCGCTCCGGC
The DNA window shown above is from Marmoricola sp. OAE513 and carries:
- a CDS encoding SDR family oxidoreductase; amino-acid sequence: MGTDLSADFSDRPGAALVVGGSGGLGRAVVRMLGERGSAVVATYRSGRRAAEQAVSEATAHGVRGEALGLDTLDDAAVVDAVTAVVARYGGLHTLVYAAGPHVPMTHLSKVDPAALSTQLEVDTGAFFRVVSAALPALREARGSVVAVTTAATSRYPVRDGLSAAPKAAVEALARGLAAEEGRFGVRVNCVGPGMLTDGMADRLISSGELDERALEVTRGNIPLRRFGQAVDIAEAVCFLASDRAGFISGQKLDVDGGYGV
- a CDS encoding peptidase C39 family protein: MPFPDLRPQLARAIAYPRVAVSLVALVLGLGALVVIRPDLSSGPVDSVRLAATPVKSSYGAFTSTADFARGTRGGTTISAGTVHLGSPVGTRKIGDKSYEYATWTSPWVTPKQTFTQLVPSWTASTPTGSLVQVLVTVRNTAGTVSSAKKLGTWTLGDSGFKRTSGSTQKDAVARVSTDTVVAGPKALTGYRLTVRLLRLPRGAAPSLNAIGAATATPSTTLPATSVPLRRTAVSLAVPGYSQMTHRGHAPQYGGGGEAWCSPTSLSMVLGYYGRLPDPTSYAWVPKKYADRWVDHVARLTYDYAYRGTGNWPFNTAYAATRTGNAFVTRLTNLRMAERFLRAGIPVIVSIKFGKGQLRNAPITATAGHLVVLTGLTAAGNPIVNDPAAPTNKSVRRTYNRAEFERAWLRGSWGTAYIVTDAKHPLPKRPKGIHNW
- the cysS gene encoding cysteine--tRNA ligase is translated as MTLRLYDTATGEVRDFVPLEEGKAGIYVCGLTVQSEPHVGHVRSAVNFDLLRRWLIASGSEVTFIRNITDIDDKILTKAAEQGRPWYNLAYDMKRELDRAYADLHVLPPTYEPAATGHVPEMIELIELLIEKGHAYPASDDSGDVYFDVRSWPSYGELTHQGIDDMEAATDADPRGKRDPRDFALWKGWKSDSEPVTASWPAPWGRGRPGWHIECSAMAGKYLGQAFDIHGGGVDLRFPHHENEQAQSRAAGGGFASYWLHNAWITTSGEKMSKSLGNSLLVPEVLKKVRGIELRYYMVAAHYRSHVEFSFEALGDAASAFQRIERFVEKAGGVAADGTLPEAFVAAMDDDLGAPAAVAVIHDLVRAGNSALADGDAAGATRAADDVRAMLSVLGLDPADPHWTQDSGGSSERLSTAVDVLVRGLLEARQAAREAKDFATADTIRDQIAAAGIEIEDTAAGPRWTLESSN
- a CDS encoding molybdopterin-dependent oxidoreductase, with amino-acid sequence MKRTTPYLALAGLLTGAAGIVTAQSTAWLLQAGAGPVRAARTTAVDLTPGVVMRWLVSKTSSVGLPLGNIMVIILLLVVFAVVGVLALRRPLVADVVYVATAGIGVVSALRIDRSIESAMCPVVAMVTWIVVSRLLVRTVGRSLAPDEVDPSRRQLLGFFSGVVLVTAGVGVAGLSSRSKRNAVDRSRRLLRLPITRGSVPAGSRLGVVGISSWRTPARSFYKVRASISDPVIEIDDWTLRVHGMVDREVELSYSDLVNLPMIEAWVTMCAATNEVGGEKVGNAYWSGIRLGDILEQAGVQAAADTVVQTGKDGWTCAVPLDLLTDGRTAMLALAMNGAVLEVGQGFPARTVVAGVYDYATTTKWVVDLEVTTAEEASTRSAEEGWDEGSPVRTQSRIDLPRDGDDVPSGTLEIGGVAWSPHAGIRAVEYQLDGGPWVTARVGTTTRTGDAWVQWTADLEVGTGAHVLVVRATDMTGVVQTDVENAAEPSGATGLHQIDFDVV
- the ispF gene encoding 2-C-methyl-D-erythritol 2,4-cyclodiphosphate synthase — translated: MDLRTGIGTDVHRLVEGRPMTIAGLTWPEETSGPEGHSDGDVVLHAICDALFSASGLGDLGSNYGTSEPQWSGAAGDALLAETLVRVRAAGWTVCNVAVQLVGNRPRIGGRRTEAERHLAETHGIAVSFSATTTDGLGLTGRGEGVAAIATALLQRDT